Proteins co-encoded in one Desulfitobacterium hafniense DCB-2 genomic window:
- a CDS encoding 4Fe-4S binding protein, which yields MSRNGILIDYEFCTGCHTCEMACKTELGLPKGKWGIQVSQIGPWQIDDNQWEYTFIPVPTTLCNLCEDRVAAGKLPTCVHHCQALVMRYGPVEELAALMKDKPKMLLFAPK from the coding sequence ATGTCACGCAATGGAATATTAATTGATTACGAATTCTGCACGGGATGCCATACTTGTGAAATGGCATGCAAGACAGAACTGGGATTGCCAAAAGGAAAGTGGGGCATTCAGGTTTCCCAGATTGGCCCCTGGCAAATTGATGATAATCAGTGGGAGTATACCTTTATCCCTGTGCCCACCACTCTCTGCAATCTATGTGAAGACCGCGTGGCGGCCGGAAAGCTGCCAACCTGTGTACATCATTGCCAGGCTCTGGTAATGCGCTACGGCCCTGTCGAAGAGCTTGCCGCTTTGATGAAGGATAAACCGAAAATGCTCCTGTTTGCTCCCAAATAA
- a CDS encoding methyl-accepting chemotaxis protein, whose product MDYCEKSDEEILENYEEVLIHLKDLLNEDMMATITNKTHSYRYFPGNKMAIKGKDPHAKTELLPDNHLLQAMKARKRKVTIVPKHEMGFPFLSIAYPIEGANGEIIGCVGIGKSLEREHKIEEISHGLAATLQQVDAGLQEVAAGSQGLSLKINTAVKLANESAIKIKEIDTVISAISDISSYSNLLGLNASIEAARAGEHGRGFAVVAEEMRKLAMQSNVSAKTVTQILTQMKDSIEEIIAEINAIGSIAENQAAATEEITAAVTDVGTNAQNLAALSTIRV is encoded by the coding sequence TTGGATTACTGCGAGAAAAGCGATGAGGAAATACTGGAAAATTATGAAGAGGTATTGATTCATTTAAAAGATTTGCTGAACGAGGATATGATGGCCACCATCACCAACAAAACACATAGCTATCGTTATTTTCCCGGGAATAAAATGGCCATAAAGGGAAAAGACCCTCATGCCAAAACAGAATTATTGCCGGATAACCATCTGTTGCAAGCTATGAAAGCACGGAAGCGGAAAGTCACTATCGTGCCCAAGCATGAGATGGGATTTCCCTTCTTATCAATCGCCTATCCGATTGAAGGGGCCAATGGAGAAATAATCGGATGCGTCGGAATTGGCAAGAGCCTGGAAAGAGAACATAAAATTGAAGAGATATCACACGGTTTGGCTGCTACGCTTCAACAAGTCGATGCCGGCTTACAAGAAGTCGCTGCCGGTTCCCAGGGCCTTTCCCTAAAAATCAATACCGCGGTCAAGTTAGCAAATGAATCGGCAATTAAAATTAAAGAAATTGATACCGTAATAAGCGCTATTTCCGATATATCTTCGTATTCCAACCTGCTTGGTTTAAATGCCTCCATAGAGGCTGCCCGGGCAGGAGAACATGGAAGAGGGTTTGCAGTAGTTGCCGAAGAAATGAGAAAGCTTGCCATGCAAAGCAACGTTTCTGCCAAAACGGTGACCCAAATTCTTACTCAGATGAAGGACTCTATTGAAGAGATCATCGCAGAAATTAACGCTATTGGCAGCATTGCCGAAAACCAAGCGGCCGCCACTGAAGAAATAACGGCCGCAGTTACGGATGTTGGCACTAATGCTCAAAACTTAGCAGCTTTATCCACGATAAGGGTCTAG
- a CDS encoding molybdopterin-dependent oxidoreductase: MKYQKPPTNNEVYMRNENVYGKRVKTWKEDGYTVVRDQQFTAPGCHNSCGILYYLKDGKVAKVEGDHTHPFNRGKTCMRCLNLPEIMYHPERLKYPMKRVGERGENKWERISWDEAYALVKEKSSQYTKEFGAESIATINGTGRNICIQSSALNYGGFHSPNISLAFLSGSCCYIPRMLAAAKACGARTIIDTAAQHPVGYEHPEFEVPEVIVNWAKNGLACNADGTLGHWIVDLMKQGTKLIVIDPSLTWLASRADVWLRIRPGTDTALALGMANIIIQEGLYDKEFCDLWSYGFEEFAARCAEYPVEKVADICWCPKEKIIEAARLYGKAKPASIEWGLPLDQCKNGMAASHAVHHLRALTGNLDVPGGDLLIRHTNALDSQMNSLIEYVPKEDLENKRLGANVSPFTVGHQGATAQPDAILRAIETGDPYAIKMIVLFGTNPISNMAAEAPRVREALKKVDFVMSLDYYMTPTNIACADLVLPIAMSAERNAASHNFVPLKIESKFTQYYDAKSDDQITAELGHVLDPEGGFKNIKTDIDFVNAYLRQWAEPSEGDLTFDDVVNGPNLGYVYDDWNATYYKYKKGLLRADGQPGFNTPTGRYEFYVTAYAAWGKFDPLPAHEEPPESPYSTPQLFEQYPLIFTAGHRSYEFFHSEGRNQPTMREFHPWPLCELHPDTAAKYGLAEGDWVWMENQRGKCKQKLKLNPSLDLRQCRAEHGWWYPERAGAEPSLYGTFDSNPNNLIPQYQFGPTAYGAPYKTQLCKVYKVTPENDENLTERLIKTGGFSYVREY; this comes from the coding sequence ATGAAATACCAAAAACCACCGACCAACAACGAAGTTTATATGCGGAACGAAAATGTTTACGGGAAAAGAGTAAAAACCTGGAAGGAAGACGGATACACTGTTGTACGCGATCAGCAGTTTACCGCTCCGGGCTGTCACAACTCCTGTGGCATACTCTATTACCTCAAAGACGGCAAAGTAGCCAAAGTGGAGGGCGACCACACCCATCCGTTTAACCGGGGAAAAACCTGTATGCGCTGTCTGAATCTGCCGGAAATCATGTATCATCCCGAGCGCCTGAAATACCCGATGAAAAGAGTTGGCGAACGGGGCGAAAATAAATGGGAACGTATCTCCTGGGATGAAGCCTACGCCCTCGTAAAGGAAAAATCAAGCCAATATACCAAGGAATTTGGCGCGGAGAGCATTGCGACCATCAACGGTACCGGTCGTAATATCTGTATCCAGTCCTCTGCTTTGAATTATGGAGGGTTCCACTCCCCAAATATTTCCCTGGCTTTCCTCAGCGGCTCCTGCTGCTATATTCCCCGGATGCTGGCTGCTGCCAAAGCCTGCGGCGCCAGAACAATTATCGATACCGCTGCCCAGCATCCGGTCGGCTACGAGCACCCCGAGTTTGAAGTGCCGGAAGTCATCGTCAACTGGGCCAAGAACGGCCTGGCCTGCAATGCCGACGGTACGCTGGGTCACTGGATCGTTGACCTGATGAAACAGGGCACCAAGCTGATCGTGATTGATCCCAGTCTGACCTGGCTGGCTTCCCGTGCCGACGTCTGGCTGAGAATCCGCCCCGGCACCGATACCGCGCTGGCTCTGGGTATGGCCAATATCATTATCCAGGAAGGATTATATGATAAAGAGTTCTGCGACTTGTGGTCCTATGGTTTTGAGGAATTTGCCGCGCGCTGTGCCGAATACCCGGTGGAAAAAGTAGCCGACATCTGCTGGTGTCCCAAAGAAAAAATCATCGAAGCGGCCCGCCTGTATGGCAAAGCCAAACCGGCCAGCATCGAATGGGGACTGCCGCTCGACCAGTGTAAGAACGGAATGGCGGCCAGCCATGCGGTTCATCACCTGAGAGCCTTAACTGGTAATCTGGACGTGCCCGGCGGCGACCTATTAATTCGCCACACCAATGCTCTGGATTCCCAAATGAATTCCCTTATCGAGTATGTTCCTAAAGAAGATCTGGAAAACAAACGCCTGGGTGCCAATGTTTCGCCCTTTACCGTCGGCCATCAGGGCGCAACCGCCCAGCCTGACGCCATCTTAAGGGCCATCGAAACCGGCGACCCCTATGCAATAAAAATGATCGTCCTATTCGGAACCAACCCCATATCAAACATGGCGGCTGAAGCTCCCAGAGTCAGAGAAGCGCTGAAGAAAGTCGACTTCGTTATGAGCTTGGATTACTACATGACGCCTACCAATATCGCCTGCGCCGATCTCGTTCTGCCGATTGCCATGAGCGCTGAACGCAATGCCGCCAGTCATAACTTTGTCCCGCTCAAGATCGAAAGCAAATTCACTCAATACTATGACGCCAAAAGCGACGACCAAATCACTGCCGAGCTGGGTCATGTGCTCGATCCCGAAGGCGGATTCAAAAACATCAAAACCGACATCGACTTTGTCAACGCTTACCTGAGACAGTGGGCAGAGCCCAGCGAGGGTGATCTGACCTTCGACGATGTCGTTAATGGTCCCAACCTGGGTTACGTGTATGACGATTGGAACGCCACCTACTATAAATACAAAAAAGGCCTGTTAAGAGCCGATGGCCAGCCCGGATTCAATACGCCAACCGGCAGATATGAATTCTATGTGACAGCTTACGCCGCCTGGGGCAAATTCGACCCGCTGCCTGCTCACGAGGAACCGCCGGAAAGCCCTTACAGCACGCCGCAGTTATTCGAACAGTATCCACTGATCTTCACTGCAGGCCACCGCTCCTATGAATTCTTCCATTCCGAAGGACGCAATCAGCCGACCATGAGAGAGTTCCACCCCTGGCCGCTGTGCGAGCTTCATCCCGATACCGCCGCAAAATACGGCCTGGCCGAAGGTGACTGGGTATGGATGGAAAACCAGCGCGGCAAATGCAAACAAAAGCTGAAACTAAATCCTTCCCTCGATCTGCGGCAGTGCCGGGCCGAGCATGGGTGGTGGTATCCGGAAAGAGCAGGCGCAGAACCTTCTCTGTATGGAACCTTTGACAGCAACCCCAATAATTTGATCCCCCAATATCAATTTGGTCCGACCGCTTACGGTGCCCCCTATAAGACCCAGCTTTGCAAGGTTTACAAAGTCACCCCGGAAAACGATGAAAATCTCACGGAAAGACTGATCAAGACGGGAGGGTTCAGCTATGTCCGCGAATACTGA
- a CDS encoding 4Fe-4S dicluster domain-containing protein, with product MSANTEKYALLIDYEFCTGCHSCEVACKKELELPFGKYGIKLLQHGPTEVYPDQWEWNYIPFPTKLCDLCETRVASGRLPGCVHNCQAGCMQFGTIEELTPHLALKPNRVIFSPK from the coding sequence ATGTCCGCGAATACTGAAAAATACGCCTTATTAATCGATTATGAATTCTGCACAGGCTGCCATTCCTGCGAGGTGGCCTGCAAGAAGGAATTAGAACTTCCTTTCGGCAAATACGGGATCAAGCTTTTGCAACACGGTCCTACCGAGGTCTATCCTGATCAGTGGGAGTGGAATTACATCCCTTTTCCTACCAAGCTTTGTGATCTGTGCGAGACCCGTGTAGCCTCAGGCCGGTTGCCCGGCTGCGTCCACAACTGCCAGGCAGGATGCATGCAGTTCGGAACCATCGAGGAATTGACGCCCCATCTGGCCTTGAAACCCAACCGAGTCATATTTTCACCGAAATAG
- a CDS encoding reverse transcriptase domain-containing protein: MVEPIFHENSYGYRPNRAAINAVGQARQRCWKYDFFIELDIKGLFDNIDHELLMRVVKRHVKELWIRLYIERWLKAPNG; this comes from the coding sequence GTGGTAGAGCCAATATTCCACGAAAATTCCTATGGATATCGTCCTAATAGAGCGGCTATAAATGCGGTTGGACAGGCAAGACAAAGATGTTGGAAATATGATTTTTTCATAGAACTCGACATCAAGGGATTATTTGATAACATAGACCATGAATTGCTAATGAGAGTGGTTAAGAGACATGTTAAAGAACTGTGGATACGACTTTATATTGAAAGATGGCTCAAAGCACCTAATGGGTGA
- a CDS encoding AAA family ATPase — MSIVPALSIALQAGVPILAWGPPGVGKTATITSLAEALELPLEVVIASIREPADFSGLPVVGEAGVHLEPPAWAHRLVRAGKGVLFLDELSTAPPAVQSALLRVVLERAVGDLTLPGSVSVVASANPPEQAVGGWDLSPPLANRFCHLYWSLDTQGWIDGMIHGWSISHLARLPQGWEDAVTAKQGLLASFIRHRPHLLLQVPHDESQAGRAWPSPRSWAMAARLLAAADSVTADDDVVAALLAGCIGEGACLEFLAWRKDLDLPDPEEILADPTRLKLPDRGDQSFAILTAVITAATGRLTKERWAAAWIVLALAAEQGKKDVAAVAAKKLAAARRPEFPLPQKELHEFVPLLQQGGLM; from the coding sequence ATGTCCATAGTACCTGCTTTATCGATTGCTTTGCAGGCCGGGGTTCCCATACTTGCCTGGGGTCCTCCCGGTGTGGGAAAAACAGCGACCATAACTTCTCTTGCGGAGGCTCTTGAGCTGCCGCTGGAAGTGGTGATCGCCTCCATTCGTGAACCTGCGGATTTTTCCGGCCTGCCTGTAGTGGGTGAAGCAGGCGTACACCTGGAGCCTCCGGCCTGGGCCCATCGCCTGGTACGAGCCGGGAAAGGAGTGCTCTTTCTGGATGAACTATCCACAGCCCCACCGGCTGTTCAGTCTGCCTTATTGAGGGTTGTTTTGGAAAGGGCGGTGGGCGATTTGACTTTGCCCGGCAGTGTTTCCGTGGTTGCCTCGGCCAATCCGCCGGAACAGGCGGTTGGCGGATGGGATCTGTCCCCCCCGCTGGCCAACCGATTCTGCCACCTTTATTGGTCATTGGACACCCAGGGGTGGATTGATGGCATGATTCATGGATGGTCTATAAGCCATTTAGCCCGGCTCCCTCAAGGCTGGGAAGATGCCGTGACGGCTAAACAAGGGCTGCTTGCCTCCTTTATCCGGCACAGACCTCATTTGCTGCTGCAGGTGCCCCATGATGAAAGTCAAGCCGGCCGTGCCTGGCCGTCGCCAAGGTCATGGGCCATGGCTGCCCGGTTATTGGCGGCAGCAGATTCCGTGACGGCAGATGATGATGTGGTGGCCGCACTTTTGGCGGGCTGCATCGGGGAGGGTGCCTGCCTGGAATTCCTCGCCTGGCGCAAAGATTTGGATCTGCCGGATCCGGAAGAAATACTGGCCGACCCAACCCGGCTTAAACTGCCGGACCGGGGAGATCAGTCCTTTGCCATATTGACCGCAGTCATAACGGCAGCTACAGGAAGGCTGACGAAAGAACGCTGGGCCGCCGCCTGGATCGTCCTTGCTCTGGCTGCGGAGCAGGGGAAAAAAGATGTGGCAGCGGTGGCCGCCAAAAAATTAGCTGCGGCGCGAAGGCCCGAATTTCCTCTGCCCCAAAAAGAGCTTCATGAGTTTGTCCCGCTGCTGCAGCAAGGGGGCCTGATGTGA
- a CDS encoding DUF2201 family putative metallopeptidase, producing MPGGVHGVTFPQELQAARLRLIKERPYLASAAWALQPAAKPGLGTLAVDMYWRLYYDPGVLSQWTPEIMGGVLYHEICHLLRDHPERMKYFNPQLSNLAADAEINDDLIREGVKFPVQPVTPQSLGLPDNLLAEEYYTALAGQEKQSADGSPENEQTDAPGQESDQNNRGNSHNENGQDAQAAERAHEKHGQGEKDPGKKDPMKKNSQSCEEEERPMPGSGRCGSCATGQRAPWEEEPPGKGSASGISPVEGELIRRDVAHQIEEQARGQGKVPGHLVRWAEEKLRPKIDWKKQLASAIRRTVADTAGATDYSYSRPSRRQGKVGKGEVILPSLRRPVPAVAIIADTSASISDSMLARTLAEISGILKALGQQEGVQVLAVDHTVQSCRRMFRPEQIRLAGGGGTDMGAGLEGASRLRPLPQVGIVLTDGYTSWPPQPPQGMRVIVVLSGEGTAPDWAKVIQMSV from the coding sequence ATGCCTGGAGGTGTTCATGGCGTGACTTTTCCGCAGGAATTGCAGGCAGCCCGTCTGCGCCTGATCAAAGAACGCCCTTATCTGGCTTCGGCAGCATGGGCTCTCCAACCGGCAGCAAAGCCGGGCTTGGGGACTCTGGCCGTGGATATGTATTGGCGGCTCTATTATGATCCTGGAGTTTTATCCCAGTGGACCCCGGAAATAATGGGGGGAGTTCTTTACCATGAGATTTGTCATCTGCTTCGGGATCATCCGGAGCGAATGAAATACTTTAATCCCCAATTAAGCAATCTGGCTGCTGATGCGGAAATCAACGATGACCTGATCCGTGAAGGGGTCAAGTTTCCTGTGCAGCCGGTTACCCCTCAATCCCTCGGCCTGCCGGATAATCTGCTTGCAGAGGAGTACTATACTGCATTGGCGGGTCAGGAAAAGCAATCTGCAGACGGCTCCCCAGAGAATGAACAAACGGATGCACCCGGGCAGGAGAGTGATCAAAATAACAGAGGCAATTCCCATAATGAGAATGGCCAGGATGCCCAGGCTGCGGAGAGAGCCCATGAGAAGCATGGTCAAGGGGAGAAAGATCCGGGGAAGAAGGATCCTATGAAGAAAAACAGTCAAAGTTGTGAAGAAGAGGAACGGCCTATGCCTGGTTCAGGCCGCTGCGGTTCCTGTGCTACAGGTCAAAGGGCACCTTGGGAGGAGGAGCCTCCCGGCAAAGGTTCAGCATCCGGTATCAGCCCGGTGGAGGGAGAGCTGATCCGGCGGGATGTGGCCCATCAAATCGAAGAACAGGCCAGAGGTCAGGGAAAGGTTCCCGGACATTTAGTACGGTGGGCTGAGGAAAAGCTCCGCCCCAAAATCGACTGGAAAAAGCAGCTTGCCTCGGCAATCCGCCGCACTGTAGCGGATACGGCAGGAGCCACGGATTATTCTTACAGCCGTCCCTCCCGGCGCCAGGGAAAGGTTGGCAAGGGAGAGGTTATTTTGCCCTCCCTGCGGCGGCCTGTGCCGGCGGTTGCCATCATAGCGGACACCAGCGCCAGTATATCCGATTCGATGCTGGCCCGGACCCTTGCCGAGATTTCCGGCATTCTTAAAGCATTAGGCCAGCAAGAAGGAGTTCAGGTCCTGGCCGTGGATCATACGGTTCAATCCTGCCGCAGGATGTTTCGTCCGGAGCAAATCCGGCTTGCCGGCGGTGGTGGAACAGATATGGGGGCCGGCCTGGAAGGTGCATCGAGACTGAGGCCGCTGCCCCAGGTGGGAATCGTGCTGACCGACGGTTATACATCCTGGCCGCCGCAGCCGCCGCAAGGAATGAGGGTTATCGTCGTGTTGTCAGGAGAAGGAACAGCTCCGGATTGGGCCAAAGTGATTCAAATGAGTGTATAG
- the arsM gene encoding arsenosugar biosynthesis arsenite methyltransferase ArsM, whose product MSYLKITHELYKEAALTPQASLCCISQPSRYLPGLTVPTAMSEMNYGCGTTVHLGELKPQDTILYVGVGGGLEALEFAYFTRRAASVIAVDRVPEMLAKARSNFKLAEEANSWFQSAFIDLREGDALDLPVADESVDVAAQNCLFNIFEGEDLNRALLEMHRVLKPGGRLYISDPIASQPIPEHLRQNERLRAMCLSGALSYEDYLQQISGAGFGTIEIRARRPYRLLDKERYSLTENILLESLELVAYKQPVPEGGARIFAGETIIYFGKERLWDDEGSIVPRDIPHPVCQKTAAYFRRLERTDVVVTAPTYHYGGSGGGCCC is encoded by the coding sequence ATGAGTTACTTAAAGATCACTCACGAGTTATACAAAGAGGCGGCATTGACACCCCAGGCCTCCCTATGCTGCATCTCACAACCCAGCCGTTATCTTCCCGGGCTGACTGTGCCGACGGCCATGAGTGAGATGAATTATGGCTGCGGCACCACGGTTCACTTGGGGGAGCTTAAGCCTCAGGACACCATTCTCTACGTCGGTGTGGGCGGTGGTCTGGAAGCTCTGGAATTTGCTTACTTTACCCGCCGGGCCGCCTCGGTCATTGCTGTGGACCGGGTGCCGGAAATGTTGGCCAAAGCCCGTTCTAACTTTAAGCTTGCCGAGGAAGCCAACAGCTGGTTTCAATCCGCTTTTATTGACTTGCGGGAAGGGGATGCCCTTGATCTGCCTGTGGCGGATGAAAGTGTGGATGTGGCTGCCCAAAACTGCCTCTTTAATATTTTTGAAGGAGAAGACTTGAACCGGGCTCTTCTGGAAATGCACAGGGTTTTAAAGCCGGGGGGGCGGCTTTATATATCCGACCCGATTGCCTCCCAGCCCATACCGGAGCACTTGCGGCAGAATGAACGCCTCAGGGCCATGTGCTTGTCCGGAGCCTTGAGCTATGAGGACTATCTGCAGCAAATCAGCGGGGCAGGATTTGGCACTATTGAAATCAGAGCCCGCAGGCCTTACCGGCTTTTAGATAAAGAGCGCTATTCCTTAACCGAAAATATCCTGCTGGAATCCCTGGAATTGGTTGCCTATAAGCAACCGGTGCCTGAGGGAGGGGCCCGTATTTTTGCCGGGGAAACAATCATCTATTTCGGCAAAGAGCGGCTATGGGATGATGAAGGCAGCATTGTACCGAGGGATATTCCCCACCCCGTGTGTCAGAAAACAGCCGCTTACTTTCGGCGGTTAGAGCGGACGGATGTGGTGGTGACCGCTCCTACTTATCATTATGGCGGTTCGGGAGGTGGTTGCTGCTGCTGA
- a CDS encoding MIP/aquaporin family protein — protein MKYQRDFLGELLGTFLLVLFGCGSVAVSVLFNSHTGLLQIGIIWGIGVSLAIYATRHLSCAHLNPAVTLAMVATKRMTVKKLPVYLMGQFLGAFCAGLLIYVLFNPSIVALESAQQIVRGTPESMSIAKMFGEYYQLPGSTAVVSMPLAIGAEIVGTFLLVLMIFSLTEGCNLGRPDNNLAPLFIGLTVTSVLCLIAPLTQAGLNPARDFGPRLVAWIFGWGAAAFPDQSGGFFFVYILAPVLGGLAAGLLFTWVLEPLMRKTESQCCEEELAERVSPSLN, from the coding sequence ATGAAATATCAACGTGATTTTCTCGGTGAACTATTGGGTACCTTTCTATTGGTCCTGTTCGGGTGTGGCTCGGTAGCCGTATCGGTCTTATTTAATTCTCATACCGGTTTATTGCAAATCGGGATCATCTGGGGGATCGGCGTCAGCTTAGCTATTTATGCCACCCGTCATTTATCCTGCGCACACCTCAACCCTGCAGTCACCCTGGCCATGGTGGCCACGAAAAGAATGACGGTCAAGAAACTGCCTGTCTATCTGATGGGTCAATTTTTAGGCGCTTTTTGCGCCGGGCTGCTTATCTATGTCCTTTTTAATCCTTCCATCGTTGCTTTGGAAAGCGCCCAGCAAATTGTCCGCGGTACACCTGAGTCCATGTCGATAGCCAAAATGTTCGGAGAATATTATCAACTGCCCGGGAGCACTGCGGTTGTCTCCATGCCCCTGGCCATCGGTGCTGAAATTGTCGGTACATTTTTACTGGTCTTGATGATCTTTTCCCTGACGGAAGGATGCAACCTGGGGAGACCGGACAACAATTTAGCTCCGCTGTTTATCGGTTTGACGGTAACCTCAGTTCTTTGCCTGATCGCTCCTTTGACTCAGGCCGGCTTGAACCCGGCCCGGGATTTCGGGCCCCGTCTTGTGGCGTGGATTTTCGGCTGGGGTGCGGCTGCTTTTCCTGATCAATCCGGCGGGTTTTTCTTTGTCTATATTCTGGCACCTGTGCTTGGCGGGCTGGCAGCCGGACTCCTCTTTACCTGGGTATTGGAACCTTTGATGAGAAAGACCGAAAGCCAATGCTGTGAAGAAGAATTAGCGGAGAGGGTAAGCCCCAGCCTCAATTAG
- a CDS encoding GTP-binding protein has product MKTKLILVGGFLGVGKTTLLGEAARRLSQTGRKVGLITNDQASELVDTVYLEQTGTEVSEVSGSCFCCNFPGFMEAIDHVNAHKPADIIIAEPVGSCTDLSATILQPLKEKFADKLSVAPLSVLVDPRQLTDILDGRTAGLHPSAAYILRKQLEEADLIVINKTDLLTPLAVEILKKRTAEEWPLASVYAISAKTGEGLAAWLHEAQQRSGAGTHLAEVDYDTYAEGEAVLGWLNATIELQSQGADWDTLGRNLLNSLRSRFGSLNAAIGHVKLLIATDQGYVIGNITGAKDSLDIRESAGTGRKAQLTLNARVQMEPDLLEEIVKEEIAKVQADKITATIAVLKCLKPGRPNPTYRYGTIVG; this is encoded by the coding sequence ATGAAAACCAAGCTTATTTTAGTCGGCGGATTTTTAGGTGTGGGAAAAACAACACTGCTCGGCGAGGCAGCCCGCCGGCTCAGTCAAACGGGCAGAAAGGTCGGGCTTATTACCAATGATCAGGCTTCCGAACTGGTGGATACCGTTTATCTGGAGCAAACCGGCACTGAAGTGTCCGAGGTGAGCGGCAGCTGCTTCTGCTGCAACTTTCCAGGCTTTATGGAAGCGATTGACCATGTCAATGCCCATAAACCTGCCGACATTATTATTGCCGAGCCGGTGGGCAGCTGCACTGATCTTTCGGCAACTATTCTGCAGCCGTTAAAAGAAAAATTTGCGGATAAACTCAGTGTTGCCCCCCTTTCTGTACTGGTGGACCCACGGCAGCTGACGGATATTCTGGACGGCAGGACGGCAGGACTTCATCCCAGTGCCGCTTATATTCTGCGCAAACAACTTGAGGAAGCGGATTTGATTGTTATCAACAAGACGGACTTGTTAACCCCACTGGCGGTGGAGATCCTGAAGAAGCGCACGGCAGAGGAGTGGCCGCTGGCTTCCGTATACGCCATCAGCGCCAAAACCGGAGAGGGCCTGGCAGCCTGGCTCCATGAGGCCCAGCAGCGCAGCGGAGCCGGGACCCATCTGGCGGAAGTGGATTACGATACTTACGCAGAAGGAGAAGCGGTTTTGGGTTGGTTGAATGCCACCATTGAGCTGCAAAGCCAAGGGGCAGATTGGGATACTTTGGGCAGGAACCTGCTGAATTCCCTGCGCAGCCGCTTTGGCAGCCTCAATGCGGCCATCGGCCATGTGAAATTGCTGATTGCCACGGACCAAGGCTATGTCATCGGCAATATCACCGGCGCGAAAGATTCCCTGGATATCCGTGAATCCGCCGGCACCGGCCGGAAGGCTCAACTGACCTTGAACGCCCGGGTCCAGATGGAGCCGGATCTGCTGGAGGAGATTGTGAAAGAAGAGATTGCTAAGGTCCAGGCAGATAAGATCACCGCCACTATCGCTGTTCTAAAATGCCTGAAACCGGGACGCCCTAATCCCACCTACAGATATGGGACAATCGTAGGATAA
- a CDS encoding ABC transporter permease yields MAITESDRNYRLPKAKQAEVKRTASLPQILQMLAPAGALLAALILHLTLPNVYPKGYQSVTYPAFLKTCLGIYMIFGLAAFLLPKLRAKMLYLSWLLTAAVLLVAALDMATLKTGHFRLPFVPSPDKILSSVTSNLETLAVSLYFSMKLLFTGIVIGIISGMISGILLGWSQICNYWFMPVLKMIGPVPSAAWLPIVMVLFATSRQASVFLIVLSIWFPLTLMVSSAIRDTDKRLVETARVLGAGEVYIMLHVALPAALPAMFTGLFMGLSSSFGALIIAEMLGVEAGLGWYIKWAEAWGEYAKIFSTVGIFIIIFFILMDTLFRLRNRLLKWQKGTVRW; encoded by the coding sequence GTGGCTATAACAGAGAGTGATAGAAACTATCGTTTGCCAAAAGCAAAGCAGGCAGAGGTAAAACGTACGGCAAGTTTGCCGCAGATTCTCCAGATGCTCGCCCCGGCCGGAGCGCTTCTGGCGGCCTTGATCCTGCATCTGACCCTGCCCAATGTCTATCCCAAGGGCTACCAATCCGTGACCTATCCCGCCTTCTTAAAAACCTGCCTGGGAATATATATGATTTTTGGTCTGGCTGCCTTTTTGCTGCCGAAGCTGCGGGCCAAAATGCTGTATTTGTCCTGGCTCCTGACGGCGGCCGTCTTGCTGGTGGCGGCGCTGGATATGGCCACCCTGAAAACGGGGCATTTCCGCCTGCCTTTTGTCCCCAGCCCCGACAAGATTCTGAGCTCTGTGACGTCCAACCTGGAGACCTTGGCGGTGAGTCTTTACTTTTCCATGAAACTCTTGTTTACGGGAATTGTGATCGGCATCATCAGCGGCATGATTTCAGGGATCCTGCTGGGCTGGAGCCAGATCTGCAATTATTGGTTCATGCCGGTTTTGAAAATGATCGGGCCGGTTCCTTCGGCGGCCTGGCTGCCCATCGTCATGGTGCTCTTTGCCACCAGCCGCCAAGCCAGCGTTTTCCTGATCGTTTTAAGCATTTGGTTTCCTTTGACCCTGATGGTCAGTTCGGCCATCCGCGATACGGATAAACGGCTCGTCGAGACGGCCCGGGTTTTGGGTGCCGGTGAAGTTTACATCATGCTCCATGTGGCGCTCCCCGCCGCCTTGCCGGCCATGTTCACCGGCTTGTTCATGGGTTTAAGCTCTTCCTTCGGAGCCTTGATTATTGCGGAGATGCTGGGGGTGGAAGCAGGACTGGGCTGGTATATCAAATGGGCCGAGGCCTGGGGTGAATACGCTAAAATATTCAGCACGGTGGGCATCTTCATTATAATTTTCTTTATCCTGATGGATACCCTCTTTAGACTGCGCAACCGCCTGCTGAAATGGCAGAAAGGGACTGTGAGATGGTAG